GAAAAAAAGATAGCTGAGAAATAGACAGCAAGAGAAGTCCAACCAAAGAAATAAAAAACAAGGTATAGCTGGAAAAAGGTAAAAAACCCCATTCCTGCAGGAAAAAGTATATATACTGAAAGCATGCCTGCAAAGGCAACACCTGCAGTATAAAGGAGATGTGGAATCAGAGATACAAACGCAAAGAGAAAGAACTGCCAGCTTGTTAGAGTTTCTTTTAAGTTATTTCTCATTCCTATTTCTCTATTAATTTTTTTGTTTATATCTATCTATCTATCTATTATTTGACTACTTATAAATTTAATTGCTGCTCATTAAACCTTAGAAGGCAGGAATTCCCTTCCTCGATATGTTCAGGTTCTCCATCAGTTTGAACTGAATGGTCTGATATATTTTTATATTTTCAATGTCTTACAGGCTGGTTTAGATAGTTTTTCTACAAATCCCTTTTTGAACTATTCATACTTTTTATTCATGTAATTTTTCAGTATGTAAAGTACGTCTCAAGTCACCTGATGTTGATTAAACAATTGATTTACAAAAAAGTTCAGACAAAAAACATTAATCCTATGCATGTATCCTAAGATCTCAATGTACGGAGTAATCAGGGTTCCCTCGGAAAAAGGGGAAGAGTTCAGGAAAAAAGCAGTTAAGGAAAAAATTCTGGATACTGCAAGAAAGATCCGAAAACTCCAGACCAAAGAAGGAGTTTTTCTTGAGATCCCTGTCACAGAGGCTGCAGGCGAAAGTATTGAAGGTTTTTCGGTTATTGAACAGGAAAATCCAGAATTTCCTGGAAAGCCCTGCTCCCCCAAAGAATACCTCAAAGATTCTCTTTCCGAAGCCGAACTCGCATGCGTCCCGGCAAGCTGGCAGATTCTGGGAGATGTGGTAATAGTCAGCATACCTGAAACTCTGGAAAATAAAAAAGCAAGGATAGCTGAAGCTCTGCTCTCGATGTATCCCAGGTGCAGAACCGTTGTAAGGGACTTTGGAATCGAAGGACAGTTCCGCAAGCCAAAAAGAGAACTTCTGCTGGGCAGTGGAACCGAAACTATCCATAAAGAGCACGGCTGCTTTTTTAAGCAGGATGTTACAAAAGTGATGTACTCCAAAGGCAACCTTGAAGAAAGAAAACGGATGAGCAGGTTAGGGGGAGGGGAAGTTGTAGTGGACATGTTTGCAGGGATAGGGTATTTTTCAATTCCCATGGCTGTGCATTCCAGGCCGAAGAAAATAATCGGGATTGAAATTAATCCCGAGTCTTTTGCCTACCTGAAAGAAAACATCGGGCTGAATAAGGTAGAGGAGATCTTTGTCCCTATCTGCGGAGATTGCTCAAAGGCTGCCCCGGAAGGAACAGCTGACCGTGTGCTCATGGGATATGTGGGAACAACACATCACTACCTTGAACCGGCAATAAAAGCCCTGAAAAAAAGCGGTGGGATTCTTCATTATCACGAGACAGTCCCGGAACACCTTGCCAGAATCCGCCCTCAGGAAAGGATAAGGAGAGTTGCATACGCACTTGGAAGGAAAGTAGAGATTCTGGAGACACGCAGGATTAAAAAATACTCTCCAGGCATCCTGCATGTCGTTGTGGATGCCCGGATATTTGAATGAAAGCTTATTCGCCAAATTAGGCGCCATCAGCTCGTAACTGGCTTTTATCCTCTTAAGGCGAACCTGTTCCTATATACACATCCATGTCAACAATTTTCTGGTAAATATTGCGCTTGTGGACAATAGGCCACCAGCCATAGAGAAAAATATATACTGGTTCCCACATGGCAACCCAGCCGATTATGAGGAGACCTTCGGAAAGCAGGGTGTTCAACAGGCTTTCCTCGAAAGTCGAAAACAGCCGGATTGTAAGAAGGCACAAAAACAGGAAAAAAAGCGCTATTATAAGATTCTTTCTTCCCCGATGAAAAAGCCTCCTCAGGTCGATTTCAGTAAGGAGTTTCTTGTAAGAAAAGTGGTTTCGGATAGCTTCTTTGAGGTCAGCTTCGATTTCTGCACTTACTTCTTCAGGAGGAAGATATATCATGATCTCAAGGGGTTTATTCAGAGGAAATTCATCTACAGCATTGTAAATGTATTCTTCCGCGTCGGGGTCAAGTTCTTTTTCACGGAATGGAGCAGGGTCAAAGGAATCGAATAACTGCATTAGGCTATTGAGTTCAAGTTCGATAACAGGTTTTCCAGCATGTTCCCTGTAAAGAGAAGTGGTCCCTTCCTGTGAGAATTTTTTCCTCCGGTCTCTGTTAATGCGTTTCCCCTCGAAATAGATATTAAACTTTTATAAATATAAATTCTCAGATTATCCAGAGGGATTACTCCGCTAAAGTAAGGCCAGGAGCTAAAAGTCGATAGCTTGAAGGCTCTGGGAAGCAGGAATTCTCAATGCTGAATTCTGAGGAATTCTCAAGAATTTTCAATATTGTGCTGCAGCCTGTTTAATTGCACTGCAGAGTTCTTCGGGTTTACTTGAATTGATAATCATTCTTTCTCCCGAGATAAGCTTCAGGATTACAACCGGACTAACTTTTTTGGAAGACTTTGAAGCATCAGATTCTTTTCCTGTAAGAGTGTCACAAGCCTTAATTTTACACTCTTCCAGTATATAGAAGGGGATCTTCTTGAAGGAAAGATTCAGGGGCACCAGGCGAATGTATATTCCATCACTTCTGACCTCGGTTATGTGCTTTGTATGGTAATATACAAAAGGAAAAAATAACCCGAAGATAACCCAGAGCATAAACAGGTATGTGCCAGGAACATTCTGGATTCCGATAGGTTTCCCGAAGACAAGGGTATGGATATGGATATACCAGAGAAGGAGTGCAGGATAAAGGACAGTAACCAGGAAAAAGTTATTGCGCAGATCCTGTACCTCCCGATAAATCAAGTGTGTTTCCTGCTGTTCCATGAAAATCTTCCTAACTTTTCCTATAAAAACTGAGTAGATAAACCTTCCGAAAAATATAAAAATTGTATATAACATTTATTTTAAAATTTTGAAAATATTCATATTTTAATAAAAACTACAAGATATATAAGAAATCAGGAATTTGGTGCAAAGAGTAATCAGAAAATCTATAAAATGTGCTAAAAAATTCAAAAAAAATTAAGGAAAATAATTTAAGGAAATTGTTTTCAATAACTCAGTAACCCAATCTTTCCATTTCCTTAAGTATGGCTGAACTGAAATCTGTGAAACTCTGGATTCCGCCTGTCCAGGCTGCGAGCATCATGGCATCGTTTATCTCGGCTTTTGTAGCTCCGAACTTGTGAAGCCTTTCCAGGATTTTAACCGCACTCTGGACATTATTGTTGGAGCAGGCTATAGCAAAGACAATGAGATGTTTCTGCTTCGTAGAAATTCCGCCTTCCCTTTCCTCCCAGACTGCTTTATAAAAGCCTGCTATCCCTTCGGCAAAGTCTTCGTTTATCTTTCCTGCATACACAATAGATCTGGGCAAAAACCCTTTGAGTTCCTTTATTTCTTTAATTGCCTTCTCCATAATTATCATATGTTATAAGTCAGGATCGGATATAATAGTATCTCATAGTCTAATTAGAAAATTGCAGAGCTGGGGGAATTAAAAATAAAAAACTCAAAAAAAAAGAATCTCTTTTGTCTGGAGGCATCAGAAGTTCCTGAAAATTTGCTTCGGAGAAATTCAGACTTCCAGTACCTCAACCGCCAGGTCAGAGTTAATAATATAATCAAAGTTGATAATCTCATCCCATTTCTGCTGCATGAATGCAGACTGGAAACAGACCCCGACGATTTTACCTTTTTCCGAGCCCTCAAGAATTTTCCTGGCGACTTCTTTTGCTTTTTCTGGAGTTATTCCGATCTTTGGCATTGCAAGCCCACCGAGAAGGACAACAACGTCGGCATGAGGATCCGTGAGCTTCCCAAGCTGCATGCCTTCATAATCCATAAAGATAGATCTGGCTTTCTCAAAGTCCTGGCTGGAAATGAAAGCAAGCTCCCGATCCCGTACCACGAAACCGAGAAGTTCGGCAAATGGAGTGCAGAACCCTGGAGTTCCCACAAAAGTAATCCTCCCTGCGCCTTCGACAAGGCTCCTGAAACTGTTAAGGATGCCTCCTACTCCCTGTGAAGTGTTTATTATCGGCATGAAATTCTCTCCTCAAGTTTTAAATAAAATCTATTTTTAGCATTTTTAAATCATTGTGTATTTATTGTAAGATTGGAGACACTCACTTAAATAAATGATGTTTACACCGTTTTTAAGAAGGAACCGGGTGTAAGGAAAGTACTTGATAGGAAAGGGAATAGAAAAAACGAAAAGCAAAATGAGCTGGCAGATTAACATGAAAGAATTAAAAGATAACTAAAAAATAAAACTAAAAAAGATAATGAAAAGGGACTACCAGAAAAGAGAATTAAAAAGAACTAAAAGAGAGAAAAACGAGAATAAAAACAGGAAAATTAAAAATAAATGGATTGAAGGGCGGTTGCCCTTTAAACCTGCCTTATTCCAAAGGACTGAAGCAGGATTTCCGGATAGAGTCCACCGCTGGAAATTGTTTTCGTGCTCTTAAGGTCGTTCACTGTAAGCCTTGCAGGGGCGAACATTCCTGCGTCAACTTTAAAGAAATCAAAGTTTGCTTCTTTGAAGGTCTGGTAGAAGGGCTTTCCGAAGTCTCTGGAGGTTTTGGAAGGCACCTTCTTTACGAATTCCTCAAGGTCAGCCAGTTCCCCATCAAAATGGACTGTGTAATTTGTTTCGCCACAGTAGATCACACAATCATTGGTCGACCCCATGCACTGCACATCGTTTCCGACAATCGGGGCAACCGGTGCGACTCCGTATCCGCTTTTAATGCAGTTGATATCAAAACCAATGGATTCAAACTTGTGGATTCCGGTTTCTACAACGCGTGCTGAAATCTGGACAGAACCGGCAATAGAGGCTGTAGGAGCAACGGCAATCATTATATTTTCGGGATCCACGCTGCAGTGTTTTGCAATATATTCCACAACCTTTTCATCAGGAAGCTTATCGGATTCCATAACCAGGACAGCAGCTTCGTAGTCATCCTCATACCCGATTTCCTCGTAGAGCTCCTTCGGTTTTAAGCCAAGAGCACGTGCAGGACCTGAACCCATTCCAAAATAATTGCCCACGGAAATTCTCCAGCCTGCATACTGGGAAGCCATACAGGCAATTACAGGATTGTCGGTTGCTACCTGGATGGCAGGCCATTTGAGACCTTTCAGGTCAAAAGTGGTATATTTGAGATCAGCAAGATCAGCCAGGCAGAGTCTTGCCAGGTACATTCCAGCTTCGTATCCACCCTCGGCTTTAACTCCACAATCGATAACCGTAGCCCCGTTTTCGAGCTTGATCACTTCAGTTTTCAGGTCTTCGCCCCAGTCGAGCATCTCTTCTATGACGTATGATCCCATTTCATTGACGCTTATCAATATATCACCTTTACTACTGGCTCCGGATAAACAGTATTATCCTCACCCTGGAGTTAATTCTCACCTGCTTTTAACAAGCAGGAAGACTGTTTACCGGTCAGAGAATTGCTTATAAAGAACATCGCTTGTGAAGGATAATACCAATCAGGTGTTTTATCGTTCCTTTGATTGGTATTAATCGGCTCTGTTTACCAGAATGAAATTTCAATCCACCTATCAGAGTTAACAGACAAGGTTATTTATCCAATAAAAGGATATCCAGTAAATTGGATATATTATCGGATAATATAGTGCCATGTACAAGTTGGTTCTTTCCTCAAATTTCTCTTGCCTGTGGTTGTTATCCGTATAAGAAGAATCCAATATATAGATACTGTTTTATTATTTTAATTAGAGTATTTTATTATTTCAACATATTATGAAAATCCGGTCATTCTTCCGAACTGGCCCGTCAACAGCAAGGCCAATGATATCTCCTTTTTCAACTCTTCAAGAGCCTCGCCTTTTTTCATCAAGGAACGGATTCTCTGCCTTAAATATGTGGTGTTTCCTTCAATTACTATCTCATCTCCAACCGCAAGCCCTGCCTCAAGGAGTCTGACGGCAGCAGCCTTCTGTTTTGGGTAATAGTTATCAATTACTGCAACAGCCCTGCGCTGCTTTTTCGAGGCATTCATATCTTTCTCAGGAGAAAAGCCCTCAAGACCTGGAGCCCCAAAATAGAAACCAGTGGAAAAGCCCCTGTTATAGACCGAAGCAAGTTCTTTTTTCCAGATTTCTATTTTCTCGGGAGTATAGTTTCCTTCTCTACAGGCATTGATTGCCTCCCTGTAGCAGCGGGAAACTGTCTCAAGGTAGCTCGGATCCCGCAACCGCCCTTCCACCTTGAAGGCAGTTATGCCAGCTTCAAGAAGTTCGGGTATATGCCCTATCATACAAAGGTCTTTTGCACTGAGAAGGTACTTCCCAAAACTTGCTGTAACAAGCCCATTTTCCCCATGAAGTTCCCACTCCCAGCGGCAGGGCTGTGTGCATTTCCCGCAGTTTCCAGATTTCCCGAGAGCATAAGCGGAGAGGTGGCATCGGCCTGAGATTGCCATGCACATTGCGCCGTGGACAAAAGTTTCAATTTCCACATCAGTCCACTGGCTTATATTCCTTATCTCTTCAAGGGAAAGCTCCCTCGAAAGTACAACCCATTCTGCTCCGAGGCTGCGGTAAAAATTTGCAGTTTCATGGTTGGAAATGTTTGCCTGCGTGGAGATATGGATTTGAAGCCCAGCTTTCCGCGCCCTGAGAATTACAGCCGGATCCCAGGCAATAATTGCGTCAACTCCTGCATTTGAAGCTGCAGTTATCACATTCGATGCATCCGCGAGCCTTCCCTCATTTACTGTCGAGTTTACAGCCAGATAAGCCTTGAGCCCCCTGGTTTTTACCTCAAAAACAAAATCATCAAGAGTCTCCAGAGTAATTTCCTTTGCTTTAGCCCTGAGACTGAGCTTATCGGTTGAAAAGTAAACTGCATCGGCATATCGTGAACAGGCTTCAAGCCCTGATAGGTTCCTGACTCCCACAACGAGTTCAGGCATTGAACTTTTAAGCATGAAGACAGAAAATAACCAGCTCTCATTAAAAAATATCTCATCACTTCTATGCATTATAAAAAATAATACTGAGAAATGTCAACTTTTGGCTATTAGTATGAAGGGATATGGGTTAACGGAAAACTTTATATAAGTAAAGAGCTATCTCCAAAATGGGGACTAAGGTAAATTCAAAGAATTAGCTTTTGTTAATAAACAAAAGAAAGAATAAATTACTGTTATCATAATCGAAGACGGGGGGATAAAAATGGAATACGAGCTCGAAGAAGTTGAGAGAGATTACATAGAATTCAGGAAAGAAATGGGAGAAGAATAAACCCTGGGGAGAA
This region of Methanosarcina flavescens genomic DNA includes:
- a CDS encoding class I SAM-dependent methyltransferase; this translates as MYGVIRVPSEKGEEFRKKAVKEKILDTARKIRKLQTKEGVFLEIPVTEAAGESIEGFSVIEQENPEFPGKPCSPKEYLKDSLSEAELACVPASWQILGDVVIVSIPETLENKKARIAEALLSMYPRCRTVVRDFGIEGQFRKPKRELLLGSGTETIHKEHGCFFKQDVTKVMYSKGNLEERKRMSRLGGGEVVVDMFAGIGYFSIPMAVHSRPKKIIGIEINPESFAYLKENIGLNKVEEIFVPICGDCSKAAPEGTADRVLMGYVGTTHHYLEPAIKALKKSGGILHYHETVPEHLARIRPQERIRRVAYALGRKVEILETRRIKKYSPGILHVVVDARIFE
- a CDS encoding DUF6141 family protein — translated: MEQQETHLIYREVQDLRNNFFLVTVLYPALLLWYIHIHTLVFGKPIGIQNVPGTYLFMLWVIFGLFFPFVYYHTKHITEVRSDGIYIRLVPLNLSFKKIPFYILEECKIKACDTLTGKESDASKSSKKVSPVVILKLISGERMIINSSKPEELCSAIKQAAAQY
- a CDS encoding carboxymuconolactone decarboxylase family protein — protein: MEKAIKEIKELKGFLPRSIVYAGKINEDFAEGIAGFYKAVWEEREGGISTKQKHLIVFAIACSNNNVQSAVKILERLHKFGATKAEINDAMMLAAWTGGIQSFTDFSSAILKEMERLGY
- a CDS encoding DUF2124 family protein; its protein translation is MPIINTSQGVGGILNSFRSLVEGAGRITFVGTPGFCTPFAELLGFVVRDRELAFISSQDFEKARSIFMDYEGMQLGKLTDPHADVVVLLGGLAMPKIGITPEKAKEVARKILEGSEKGKIVGVCFQSAFMQQKWDEIINFDYIINSDLAVEVLEV
- the mch gene encoding methenyltetrahydromethanopterin cyclohydrolase, which produces MISVNEMGSYVIEEMLDWGEDLKTEVIKLENGATVIDCGVKAEGGYEAGMYLARLCLADLADLKYTTFDLKGLKWPAIQVATDNPVIACMASQYAGWRISVGNYFGMGSGPARALGLKPKELYEEIGYEDDYEAAVLVMESDKLPDEKVVEYIAKHCSVDPENIMIAVAPTASIAGSVQISARVVETGIHKFESIGFDINCIKSGYGVAPVAPIVGNDVQCMGSTNDCVIYCGETNYTVHFDGELADLEEFVKKVPSKTSRDFGKPFYQTFKEANFDFFKVDAGMFAPARLTVNDLKSTKTISSGGLYPEILLQSFGIRQV
- a CDS encoding peptidase U32 family protein, producing the protein MLKSSMPELVVGVRNLSGLEACSRYADAVYFSTDKLSLRAKAKEITLETLDDFVFEVKTRGLKAYLAVNSTVNEGRLADASNVITAASNAGVDAIIAWDPAVILRARKAGLQIHISTQANISNHETANFYRSLGAEWVVLSRELSLEEIRNISQWTDVEIETFVHGAMCMAISGRCHLSAYALGKSGNCGKCTQPCRWEWELHGENGLVTASFGKYLLSAKDLCMIGHIPELLEAGITAFKVEGRLRDPSYLETVSRCYREAINACREGNYTPEKIEIWKKELASVYNRGFSTGFYFGAPGLEGFSPEKDMNASKKQRRAVAVIDNYYPKQKAAAVRLLEAGLAVGDEIVIEGNTTYLRQRIRSLMKKGEALEELKKEISLALLLTGQFGRMTGFS